A region of the Candidatus Palauibacter soopunensis genome:
GCAAGGGGCGGGACGGCGCCCGATTGCAGGAGATCGCGGATCACGCGGGGATCAATCGCGCGCTGCTGCACTACTATTTCCGCACCAAGGAACAGCTCTACGAGGCCGTGTTCGAGCACGGGTGCCGGCAGTTCATGGCCGGGCTCAGCCAGTCGCTGCGGGCGGAAGAGGGGGTGGAGGACAGCCTGCGCGCGTTCGTGTACGGCTACATCGACTACATCTACGAGCACCAGGACATGGCCCGCCTCATGCTGAACGAATGCCTGTGCGGCGGCGGCGTCCTGGAGCGGCACCTGACGGCCGCGATCGAGGCGCGCGAAGAGGTCCCGGGGCTCCTGCTCGAGGATCGGCTGCGCGCGGCGATCGGCGCGGGCGAGATCCGGGAGATCGACCTCCGGCACACGCTGCTCACGATCGTGTCGGCCTGCCTGTTTCCGTTCGTCGCCCTCCCGACGGTGCGCCTCTTCCACTCCCGGGCCGTGGAGGACTTCGACCGCTTCCTGCAGGAACGG
Encoded here:
- a CDS encoding TetR/AcrR family transcriptional regulator, which produces MVPQAPAATRPPDTEQRIFDAALTVFARKGRDGARLQEIADHAGINRALLHYYFRTKEQLYEAVFEHGCRQFMAGLSQSLRAEEGVEDSLRAFVYGYIDYIYEHQDMARLMLNECLCGGGVLERHLTAAIEAREEVPGLLLEDRLRAAIGAGEIREIDLRHTLLTIVSACLFPFVALPTVRLFHSRAVEDFDRFLQERKAHIVDLLLAGLRPTEGVRAEGVA